TACTGCCCAACAAACATTTTGTGCCATATCGATTGTGCTTAAggctatttttataaataatttaaaataattatgaaacatttatattttgacttaatatataagaaataactttctaaacgatacgatttttcatttcatttaaatgtcgtttcaattttttcaaagcattgaaagtttaaaatatttttctattccAAAATTTAACAGCTTGAAGATTACTGTTATATACACTTAAACTCCATATACTGTATACTACTGCAAGAAATATAATCTTGTatgattttaatgaatttaaagACTACAGTGTGCCTTTAATATAACATGAACATATGAGACATCTTAGAAAACTTTATAGGAACATGTTTTCATCttcaaaatttaaatgaattaattAGTATGCTCATTCAAAGAATTACAAGATATATCAGGTTTGTCACCTTTGAACTTTGTTATTGTGCATTCCTTTAATATTTTGGTATGGTCATAGCTATTAAActttcttgataatgtattAGAAATAGTAATTCCATCTGTTGCTAAAAAACTGGAACTATCTAAAATTCTATTGTTttctaaatttacatttttttcagAATTATCTGTCctaaatgtattatttaaacTATGATCAAATGTGTTGAGATCATTTTGGATACTTCTAATAGTATCAGTAGTGCTTTCATATCGTCGTACTAAATTATTTTCGTTTTCATACCTACGATGTATCGAGCCAGAATCTAGACGTTTTCTAAATGTTTCATCGTATGATCGTTGATCCTCTATTCGCCTGGAAAATCCGCTGTCATAGCAGTGATCTGTTTCTACATAGTGTTGATTTAAACTGTCTATTTCATAAGCACGTTTCGTTAATTGACTTTCGAATCCAGCTCTAGCAGCTAAATGAAGGTAATTATCATCACCAATTGGAGCTTGCCTAcagttataataattttttaaatatatcataCTATATATTAGACACACAAATAATAAAGTTCAATTATCATAGTGAAATAGGAATTAGAAAATGTCACATTAACTGTCTAATGTGTATTATTGTTCTAATGTCAaagaatatattattttaataaacttaCTTGCTTCCATATTTAGTATCGCGCGCCAATCTTCTAAAGTAGGCTCTATGCTCGTGCTGTAAAGCATATGCAGCTTCTCTTAATGTAGTTAAAGTTTTAAAACAAGAGGGCACATCTTCTATAGGAGACCCACCTCCTGGTAAAATACACATGTCATTAGCCCCATAAACAGCTTGACATTCACACGCACTCATTAAACTTTCAAGTCGCGGCATATTCGTAAATATTAAAGAATGTATTCGCTGTAAATCTCTATCTGGATCTAGAACCATACGCAATCCAGCTTCCACTCCTGGTGATACTTCGCTGCATCCTAGAGCAGTTTCTGCTACTGCTTTACAACTATAAgcaatatttattaatgatcGAAAGGTATATTGattcaaattatattaaataacgtaCCAAAGCCAATGACCATTAATATATGCACTCGGATGATATTTTTCTAATCGATTGCTATTTGTACGAcaaatttttgttaaaatatcAATCCATTCTTTTTCTTCTACACAATTTCCTGCTTGAACATATAATGCCCTTTGTGATTGAATAATTTGAAACATGTTTTTCATCTTAAAAGAATCTTCTTGAAGTTTTTCAACAGCTAATATTTCTTCAAGCGGTATTTTACATAAAGGTTCTTTACCTGTGAAATGTGTTATAAAACATAATTTGATAGAGCTCAAAATAATAAGGTTAATTCTTCAAGAATacaatattttcaaagatcaaTGTATTCATTCACCTTTCGTTTTTGAATAGGTTAGATCCTGTGTAGTAAGCCTAAAGTATCTTTGTTTAAAATTTTTCCGACCAAATCGTTTTCTACCTTGTGCCCTTTTAATCATTACTCTGTAATTAAGCAACAATAGTGACAAATTTATACTATGTGAAAATTTCAGGCCAGAGATAAGGTACTATTACAAACCTCTTCTTACAATCAGCAGTATGCATGAAGagaaaatatattctattataaATGCTTTTTATtagcaataattatatttatgtgaacaaaaaaatattgttatttaaCTTGCCttgttaaaattaatatttaacgaatagATAAGGAAGTAATATATGAACGatacatttataaatttttaatttttatcataattattaTAGCTATTTTTAAGTTATTTGCCCGATGCGGACAAGCGGATTTATTTGCTTAAATACTGCGCAAATATGTAGTTCTTCGCGGCTATTACTCGCTCGCCTGAATGTTACAATACTTGTAAATGTTTTAGCAACACAAAAAAGGATCGAGATAATTAATTTCCATTTGCCGTCATCTGGGTCTGCCCACTCGTCTGCGCTTTCTTGTGTAATTCAATGTATTAATGAAATGTCCAAGAAATGTTTATGTAACAAAATTCGCTCGTCTGCATCGAGCTTAAATGTTCATTTTTCAAGTATATGATAAGAAAGAATAAAAGTAATAgatgtaatataaataaagtATATTAATACAATATGCTAATATAAAAAATCATTATACATACCCTTCTTTTAATACGATTGGTTGTTCTTGCTGAGTGCTTGTTCGTTGTTTTGCAATACCACTGTTGCTACTAGTTGATATCAATTCTAAAAATTGCTTAACTGCTTGTATATGTCTTTCTGTGTAAAATTCTCtgaaaaagtaatatttaaataataaaaatctatCTATTTATAAACTAAATTCCGAAATGCATTTATTCCTAATGTACCTATATACGCATTCCATATATTCTTCTTTACAAACGCTACCAGCTCCACCTCTACAACTCACTAAGTTTCCTAAACTCTGAATTGTTTTAGAAATTAATGTTAACGTTCTATTAGTTTGAGAATCctagaataaataataatatatcttaATTTCACTATAAATCAATAttgttgcttttcttttttttttcaatgacAGTCTTACAATTTGTTCAGTAGTAATATCAAATAATCTTGGACCCAATATTGCAGGTGCAAAAAATCGTAAAAAAATAAATCCACTGATGACTGAATATCTTACTTCCTTATTTTTTGGGAAATGTGTCGCTGCAAGTTCTCTTAAACACCAGAACATTTCGCACATTAATGGTGGACATCGTACACCAGATGTTGTAATAGCAGTAAATACCCTCTCAACATATtcctattaaattataaaaaaaataaagtcTAACGTTGTTCATATTGTtcaatacaataataaaatgataaggaaaattaaatttgtattttatatacctTTAAATTCGCTAAATTGGTTTGAATTGTATTTGCATCCTTTACTCTTGTTGGATCTATTTCGCATGTCTTTTTCTCTAAGAATACTTGTTCCATAGCTGGTCTAAGCGTACTATGTAAATAGTGAAGACCTGCTAATCTCATACCTTCATCCATCATTTTACTTACTAACGTATTACCACGAAATATTGTTGTTGGGTCACtttaataaaaatcataaattacattacgtatatgaataatatatatGGTATTTCTACCGGATATATGTGATATTATTACAGAATGCTTCGAAACATGCGGgtacaaaaataaatttagtGATAAATTcgatatacaaaaataaaaaagaaattcatgaaacatatgTTCAATATAGTGTTTCCGAGTTACAGCCAGTTTTATTTGTAAGTTACCTTCTGTTTATAACGAACCAATGGACAATATTAAGATACTTTGACACCATATTGAAGGCAGTTTTCAGCAAATCCAAACAGTACTTGTCAATTCTGAACAGGTAAAGAGTTGTGTAAGATGTGTAGGATGTAAGAGTTGTGTAGATAACAAGTATAGAGCCTTATTTGAGCCAAAGGTACTCACTTTGAATAATTTCTATGAAAGTAGGTAACTGGCATAGCAAAAACACAAATGTAACTTGAGAACGAGGTAATATTGGACATATATTTTTCATGCTAGTATATTGATGTTATATCCATGTTTTGGAACATTCTGTATATAGATACGCAAGGTACATCTTAATAGCTTCTCCAGATACGTTCAATAATCTAACAaaaaaatgttatgaactaAAATTAATTAGCATTATATCAATAACAAAATACAGTGCACGAAAATTGTTAAAATACTATTTCTCAAATAAAAGATTCGAGCCACCCAGTGGTATagatattatacgttattacactTAACATAAGCAACTTTATCCGATTTTCGAATTAGTctttaattttttatcaaaGTAAGAATGTTTTAACATTGTCCTTTATTATTGATCAAAAGCTCACTAATTTTTGTTCATATCTTTTTATCTGTAGTTATCTGTAGTGTTTGAAAAATCAAAACAACTGCTACGATGGacactttatatatatattatataataatgacttttatgaattatataatatatataataaattatagaatattatatagtaaaatatgaatataatatataaactaTTAAAATTAAGACTGCATATAACTGATTTACTTACGttaatttagaaatttcatGACTAGCTAAAGCTCTCATTACAGAAACCAATTGTCCATAATGTACTAATACCCTAACCAATGGTTGAGCAGCTTCCATTTTACTTGCCACAATTTCTCCCAAAATATAAACAGCGGACGATGTTATTGGTTGAATATTGACACTTTGTAACAGCAAATTCCTTAATCTATCATACATCGCTGATTGAAAAACATGATCTGCtgtataatgtatttttaacCGCAAAGATCCCAAGCCTGGAACTGCACCAGGTGATGTAGAACTGTTTGAAATTTTACTTGGGCGATGTTTTACTTGTCGTGGTTGTAAGAAGTACCTGTTAGTaacgaaaatatttaaagatagggacataataatgataatttattgttataaaatctcgtaaaattttataaaattttttaactaaagaaatttaaaaaagctagcaataaaaatcatttatctgaaaataaatataaaaattaccaTGCAGTTGTTGTATTAGTTGGCTGCTTTTGTAGTCCTTTTAAAGTAACTCTAACTTCACCAAGAAAAGCTGGTTGCTCTCCCATACCAGAAGATGCATGCCATAAACCTACGACAACCTCACCCACTTCTCCACGTTCAAGAGGATAATGAGAAATATCCTTCTCTTTGGATTCTGTTATTTCTGGCTACGAATAAAATTTAAGAcataaataattattcaaatggCACACAATTTTGTACAgctgaaatataattaaatgatagtaaaataaatagatatttcaTAAATTAGTTAATTTTACCTCAAAaacaaatgtttcattaaaGTATGGagatattgttttttttttaatttttgtgcGTTTTAATACTTGTTTACCATTACTATAGTTAACCGTAACAGTTGCAAATGGATCACAACCACTATTTTTAACAGTTAATTCACTACATTCTATTATCCTATAAAAAGCAATTATGGTTATTATCATTAGAAATTTCATCTCGGTATATAATTATAGAGTGACTTAATCTATTCCAAACATTATTATCTATGAAacagaattttatataaatacacatacaaacacacatacacatacacacacgcgtgtacacacacacacatagcAATTATATATTCAATGTAACAGCATTTAATAATATTCGTTTTATAACTATTTAATGAACTGAATTACCTTACTGTAAGTTTAGGTTGAGCGTATCCAATTTGAGGTTGAAGGGCAAGTTCCAAATGTGCTTTACCTTGCACTTCAGAATCAGCATCAACTAGTCTCAAGGGAAACCAATGTTCCTTATTATGATACGTTGCTAAATCTTCTCTTTTTATTGCTACCTTACCCAAAATTTTATCTTGTTTTAAATGTCTATCACGGTCATAAACATAAATGCCaagataacgaaattttctagGTACTTCAAATTGAAATTCTTCTCCAAAAAATGGACTACATTAAAACAGAAACGCTTAAATTAGTTACTTGCTGAAAAATTCAATAGgacatatgtgtgtgtatatatatatatatatatatataattgatatgtgtatatatatatatatatatatatatatatatacacacacacatatcaATTTCTAAGAAAAAAGCAAGTAAAATTTACTTGAGAGTTCTTTCCATTGTTGTTGttctaaatatttcttcttgatCAAGAGATAATACACAATACACGTCCCTTGCACCAGGAGATCCATGGCTTCTGCTTTGTAAATTTTTCACCTCACCTAAATATGATTGACCAAGTACTTTTTAATAAgcaagatatttattatttataaattaatagagTTAACTAATTTCTCACTTACAAAGTAAACAGAATTTTTCTATTTccataaaaacaaaaaaatataaactCTACTGCAATATCTAAGAAATTATGTTCTTACAAAATTAATTGACAAGAATCTTgtttaattgaattaatttttttaataatcagtggtgaaatatttaaacaattagATATTAATAACAATTGATTAGTAGATTTTTAacgattaataaataatgagaacaaaatttataaaata
The Bombus affinis isolate iyBomAffi1 chromosome 2, iyBomAffi1.2, whole genome shotgun sequence genome window above contains:
- the LOC126923695 gene encoding GTPase-activating protein isoform X5, with protein sequence MAEETRLVRVEERLKIKIGEVKNLQSRSHGSPGARDVYCVLSLDQEEIFRTTTMERTLNPFFGEEFQFEVPRKFRYLGIYVYDRDRHLKQDKILGKVAIKREDLATYHNKEHWFPLRLVDADSEVQGKAHLELALQPQIGYAQPKLTVRIIECSELTVKNSGCDPFATVTVNYSNGKQVLKRTKIKKKTISPYFNETFVFEPEITESKEKDISHYPLERGEVGEVVVGLWHASSGMGEQPAFLGEVRVTLKGLQKQPTNTTTAWYFLQPRQVKHRPSKISNSSTSPGAVPGLGSLRLKIHYTADHVFQSAMYDRLRNLLLQSVNIQPITSSAVYILGEIVASKMEAAQPLVRVLVHYGQLVSVMRALASHEISKLTDPTTIFRGNTLVSKMMDEGMRLAGLHYLHSTLRPAMEQVFLEKKTCEIDPTRVKDANTIQTNLANLKEYVERVFTAITTSGVRCPPLMCEMFWCLRELAATHFPKNKEDSQTNRTLTLISKTIQSLGNLVSCRGGAGSVCKEEYMECVYREFYTERHIQAVKQFLELISTSSNSGIAKQRTSTQQEQPIVLKEGIYFLFMHTADCKKRVMIKRAQGRKRFGRKNFKQRYFRLTTQDLTYSKTKGKEPLCKIPLEEILAVEKLQEDSFKMKNMFQIIQSQRALYVQAGNCVEEKEWIDILTKICRTNSNRLEKYHPSAYINGHWLCCKAVAETALGCSEVSPGVEAGLRMVLDPDRDLQRIHSLIFTNMPRLESLMSACECQAVYGANDMCILPGGGSPIEDVPSCFKTLTTLREAAYALQHEHRAYFRRLARDTKYGSKQAPIGDDNYLHLAARAGFESQLTKRAYEIDSLNQHYVETDHCYDSGFSRRIEDQRSYDETFRKRLDSGSIHRRYENENNLVRRYESTTDTIRSIQNDLNTFDHSLNNTFRTDNSEKNVNLENNRILDSSSFLATDGITISNTLSRKFNSYDHTKILKECTITKFKGDKPDISCNSLNEHTN
- the LOC126923695 gene encoding GTPase-activating protein isoform X4, producing the protein MAEETRLVRVEERLKIKIGEVKNLQSRSHGSPGARDVYCVLSLDQEEIFRTTTMERTLNPFFGEEFQFEVPRKFRYLGIYVYDRDRHLKQDKILVDADSEVQGKAHLELALQPQIGYAQPKLTVRIIECSELTVKNSGCDPFATVTVNYSNGKQVLKRTKIKKKTISPYFNETFVFEPEITESKEKDISHYPLERGEVGEVVVGLWHASSGMGEQPAFLGEVRVTLKGLQKQPTNTTTAWYFLQPRQVKHRPSKISNSSTSPGAVPGLGSLRLKIHYTADHVFQSAMYDRLRNLLLQSVNIQPITSSAVYILGEIVASKMEAAQPLVRVLVHYGQLVSVMRALASHEISKLTDPTTIFRGNTLVSKMMDEGMRLAGLHYLHSTLRPAMEQVFLEKKTCEIDPTRVKDANTIQTNLANLKEYVERVFTAITTSGVRCPPLMCEMFWCLRELAATHFPKNKEVRYSVISGFIFLRFFAPAILGPRLFDITTEQIDSQTNRTLTLISKTIQSLGNLVSCRGGAGSVCKEEYMECVYREFYTERHIQAVKQFLELISTSSNSGIAKQRTSTQQEQPIVLKEGIYFLFMHTADCKKRVMIKRAQGRKRFGRKNFKQRYFRLTTQDLTYSKTKGKEPLCKIPLEEILAVEKLQEDSFKMKNMFQIIQSQRALYVQAGNCVEEKEWIDILTKICRTNSNRLEKYHPSAYINGHWLCCKAVAETALGCSEVSPGVEAGLRMVLDPDRDLQRIHSLIFTNMPRLESLMSACECQAVYGANDMCILPGGGSPIEDVPSCFKTLTTLREAAYALQHEHRAYFRRLARDTKYGSKQAPIGDDNYLHLAARAGFESQLTKRAYEIDSLNQHYVETDHCYDSGFSRRIEDQRSYDETFRKRLDSGSIHRRYENENNLVRRYESTTDTIRSIQNDLNTFDHSLNNTFRTDNSEKNVNLENNRILDSSSFLATDGITISNTLSRKFNSYDHTKILKECTITKFKGDKPDISCNSLNEHTN
- the LOC126923695 gene encoding ras GTPase-activating protein 3 isoform X2, producing the protein MAEETRLVRVEERLKIKIGEVKNLQSRSHGSPGARDVYCVLSLDQEEIFRTTTMERTLNPFFGEEFQFEVPRKFRYLGIYVYDRDRHLKQDKILGKVAIKREDLATYHNKEHWFPLRLVDADSEVQGKAHLELALQPQIGYAQPKLTVRIIECSELTVKNSGCDPFATVTVNYSNGKQVLKRTKIKKKTISPYFNETFVFEPEITESKEKDISHYPLERGEVGEVVVGLWHASSGMGEQPAFLGEVRVTLKGLQKQPTNTTTAWYFLQPRQVKHRPSKISNSSTSPGAVPGLGSLRLKIHYTADHVFQSAMYDRLRNLLLQSVNIQPITSSAVYILGEIVASKMEAAQPLVRVLVHYGQLVSVMRALASHEISKLTDPTTIFRGNTLVSKMMDEGMRLAGLHYLHSTLRPAMEQVFLEKKTCEIDPTRVKDANTIQTNLANLKEYVERVFTAITTSGVRCPPLMCEMFWCLRELAATHFPKNKEVRYSVISGFIFLRFFAPAILGPRLFDITTEQIDSQTNRTLTLISKTIQSLGNLVSCRGGAGSVCKEEYMECVYREFYTERHIQAVKQFLELISTSSNSGIAKQRTSTQQEQPIVLKEGVMIKRAQGRKRFGRKNFKQRYFRLTTQDLTYSKTKGKEPLCKIPLEEILAVEKLQEDSFKMKNMFQIIQSQRALYVQAGNCVEEKEWIDILTKICRTNSNRLEKYHPSAYINGHWLCCKAVAETALGCSEVSPGVEAGLRMVLDPDRDLQRIHSLIFTNMPRLESLMSACECQAVYGANDMCILPGGGSPIEDVPSCFKTLTTLREAAYALQHEHRAYFRRLARDTKYGSKQAPIGDDNYLHLAARAGFESQLTKRAYEIDSLNQHYVETDHCYDSGFSRRIEDQRSYDETFRKRLDSGSIHRRYENENNLVRRYESTTDTIRSIQNDLNTFDHSLNNTFRTDNSEKNVNLENNRILDSSSFLATDGITISNTLSRKFNSYDHTKILKECTITKFKGDKPDISCNSLNEHTN
- the LOC126923695 gene encoding GTPase-activating protein isoform X6 → MAEETRLVRVEERLKIKIGEVKNLQSRSHGSPGARDVYCVLSLDQEEIFRTTTMERTLNPFFGEEFQFEVPRKFRYLGIYVYDRDRHLKQDKILGKVAIKREDLATYHNKEHWFPLRLVDADSEVQGKAHLELALQPQIGYAQPKLTVRIIECSELTVKNSGCDPFATVTVNYSNGKQVLKRTKIKKKTISPYFNETFVFEPEITESKEKDISHYPLERGEVGEVVVGLWHASSGMGEQPAFLGEVRVTLKGLQKQPTNTTTAWYFLQPRQVKHRPSKISNSSTSPGAVPGLGSLRLKIHYTADHVFQSAMYDRLRNLLLQSVNIQPITSSAVYILGEIVASKMEAAQPLVRVLVHYGQLVSVMRALASHEISKLTDPTTIFRGNTLVSKMMDEGMRLAGLHYLHSTLRPAMEQVFLEKKTCEIDPTRVKDANTIQTNLANLKEYVERVFTAITTSGVRCPPLMCEMFWCLRELAATHFPKNKEVRYSVISGFIFLRFFAPAILGPRLFDITTEQIDSQTNRTLTLISKTIQSLGNLVSCRGGAGSVCKEEYMECVYREFYTERHIQAVKQFLELISTSSNSGIAKQRTSTQQEQPIVLKEGIYFLFMHTADCKKRVMIKRAQGRKRFGRKNFKQRYFRLTTQDLTYSKTKGNCVEEKEWIDILTKICRTNSNRLEKYHPSAYINGHWLCCKAVAETALGCSEVSPGVEAGLRMVLDPDRDLQRIHSLIFTNMPRLESLMSACECQAVYGANDMCILPGGGSPIEDVPSCFKTLTTLREAAYALQHEHRAYFRRLARDTKYGSKQAPIGDDNYLHLAARAGFESQLTKRAYEIDSLNQHYVETDHCYDSGFSRRIEDQRSYDETFRKRLDSGSIHRRYENENNLVRRYESTTDTIRSIQNDLNTFDHSLNNTFRTDNSEKNVNLENNRILDSSSFLATDGITISNTLSRKFNSYDHTKILKECTITKFKGDKPDISCNSLNEHTN
- the LOC126923695 gene encoding ras GTPase-activating protein 3 isoform X1 — protein: MAEETRLVRVEERLKIKIGEVKNLQSRSHGSPGARDVYCVLSLDQEEIFRTTTMERTLNPFFGEEFQFEVPRKFRYLGIYVYDRDRHLKQDKILGKVAIKREDLATYHNKEHWFPLRLVDADSEVQGKAHLELALQPQIGYAQPKLTVRIIECSELTVKNSGCDPFATVTVNYSNGKQVLKRTKIKKKTISPYFNETFVFEPEITESKEKDISHYPLERGEVGEVVVGLWHASSGMGEQPAFLGEVRVTLKGLQKQPTNTTTAWYFLQPRQVKHRPSKISNSSTSPGAVPGLGSLRLKIHYTADHVFQSAMYDRLRNLLLQSVNIQPITSSAVYILGEIVASKMEAAQPLVRVLVHYGQLVSVMRALASHEISKLTDPTTIFRGNTLVSKMMDEGMRLAGLHYLHSTLRPAMEQVFLEKKTCEIDPTRVKDANTIQTNLANLKEYVERVFTAITTSGVRCPPLMCEMFWCLRELAATHFPKNKEVRYSVISGFIFLRFFAPAILGPRLFDITTEQIDSQTNRTLTLISKTIQSLGNLVSCRGGAGSVCKEEYMECVYREFYTERHIQAVKQFLELISTSSNSGIAKQRTSTQQEQPIVLKEGIYFLFMHTADCKKRVMIKRAQGRKRFGRKNFKQRYFRLTTQDLTYSKTKGKEPLCKIPLEEILAVEKLQEDSFKMKNMFQIIQSQRALYVQAGNCVEEKEWIDILTKICRTNSNRLEKYHPSAYINGHWLCCKAVAETALGCSEVSPGVEAGLRMVLDPDRDLQRIHSLIFTNMPRLESLMSACECQAVYGANDMCILPGGGSPIEDVPSCFKTLTTLREAAYALQHEHRAYFRRLARDTKYGSKQAPIGDDNYLHLAARAGFESQLTKRAYEIDSLNQHYVETDHCYDSGFSRRIEDQRSYDETFRKRLDSGSIHRRYENENNLVRRYESTTDTIRSIQNDLNTFDHSLNNTFRTDNSEKNVNLENNRILDSSSFLATDGITISNTLSRKFNSYDHTKILKECTITKFKGDKPDISCNSLNEHTN
- the LOC126923695 gene encoding ras GTPase-activating protein 3 isoform X3; protein product: MINTREVKNLQSRSHGSPGARDVYCVLSLDQEEIFRTTTMERTLNPFFGEEFQFEVPRKFRYLGIYVYDRDRHLKQDKILGKVAIKREDLATYHNKEHWFPLRLVDADSEVQGKAHLELALQPQIGYAQPKLTVRIIECSELTVKNSGCDPFATVTVNYSNGKQVLKRTKIKKKTISPYFNETFVFEPEITESKEKDISHYPLERGEVGEVVVGLWHASSGMGEQPAFLGEVRVTLKGLQKQPTNTTTAWYFLQPRQVKHRPSKISNSSTSPGAVPGLGSLRLKIHYTADHVFQSAMYDRLRNLLLQSVNIQPITSSAVYILGEIVASKMEAAQPLVRVLVHYGQLVSVMRALASHEISKLTDPTTIFRGNTLVSKMMDEGMRLAGLHYLHSTLRPAMEQVFLEKKTCEIDPTRVKDANTIQTNLANLKEYVERVFTAITTSGVRCPPLMCEMFWCLRELAATHFPKNKEVRYSVISGFIFLRFFAPAILGPRLFDITTEQIDSQTNRTLTLISKTIQSLGNLVSCRGGAGSVCKEEYMECVYREFYTERHIQAVKQFLELISTSSNSGIAKQRTSTQQEQPIVLKEGIYFLFMHTADCKKRVMIKRAQGRKRFGRKNFKQRYFRLTTQDLTYSKTKGKEPLCKIPLEEILAVEKLQEDSFKMKNMFQIIQSQRALYVQAGNCVEEKEWIDILTKICRTNSNRLEKYHPSAYINGHWLCCKAVAETALGCSEVSPGVEAGLRMVLDPDRDLQRIHSLIFTNMPRLESLMSACECQAVYGANDMCILPGGGSPIEDVPSCFKTLTTLREAAYALQHEHRAYFRRLARDTKYGSKQAPIGDDNYLHLAARAGFESQLTKRAYEIDSLNQHYVETDHCYDSGFSRRIEDQRSYDETFRKRLDSGSIHRRYENENNLVRRYESTTDTIRSIQNDLNTFDHSLNNTFRTDNSEKNVNLENNRILDSSSFLATDGITISNTLSRKFNSYDHTKILKECTITKFKGDKPDISCNSLNEHTN
- the LOC126923695 gene encoding GTPase-activating protein isoform X7, with the translated sequence MAEETRLVRVEERLKIKIGEVKNLQSRSHGSPGARDVYCVLSLDQEEIFRTTTMERTLNPFFGEEFQFEVPRKFRYLGIYVYDRDRHLKQDKILGKVAIKREDLATYHNKEHWFPLRLVDADSEVQGKAHLELALQPQIGYAQPKLTVRIIECSELTVKNSGCDPFATVTVNYSNGKQVLKRTKIKKKTISPYFNETFVFEPEITESKEKDISHYPLERGEVGEVVVGLWHASSGMGEQPAFLGEVRVTLKGLQKQPTNTTTAWYFLQPRQVKHRPSKISNSSTSPGAVPGLGSLRLKIHYTADHVFQSAMYDRLRNLLLQSVNIQPITSSAVYILGEIVASKMEAAQPLVRVLVHYGQLVSVMRALASHEISKLTDPTTIFRGNTLVSKMMDEGMRLAGLHYLHSTLRPAMEQVFLEKKTCEIDPTRVKDANTIQTNLANLKEYVERVFTAITTSGVRCPPLMCEMFWCLRELAATHFPKNKEVRYSVISGFIFLRFFAPAILGPRLFDITTEQIDSQTNRTLTLISKTIQSLGNLVSCRGGAGSVCKEEYMECVYREFYTERHIQAVKQFLELISTSSNSGIAKQRTSTQQEQPIVLKEGIYFLFMHTADCKKRVMIKRAQGRKRFGRKNFKQRYFRLTTQDLTYSKTKGKEPLCKIPLEEILAVEKLQEDSFKMKNMFQIIQSQRALYVQAGNCVEEKEWIDILTKICRTNSNRLEKYHPSAYINGHWLCCKAVAETALGCSEVSPGVEAGLRMVLDPDRDLQRIHSLIFTNMPRLESLMSACECQAVYGANDMCILPGARA